The following coding sequences are from one Triticum dicoccoides isolate Atlit2015 ecotype Zavitan chromosome 4A, WEW_v2.0, whole genome shotgun sequence window:
- the LOC119285104 gene encoding proline-rich protein 2-like: protein MALLPRRFLFGVCAVALAIGLANAVHGEAAPVVVGLARCSDCTRKSMNAEAAFKGLQVAVKCKNGKGEYQSKAVGHVDKSGAFSVPLDAGLVGDDGELKQDCFAQLHSASGAPCPGQEPSKIVATRPGRDGQTTFVALAGEVHQPSAECASAFLCHPLHKHHLVVFHKPVTVPPKPDHDHDHDHDHDHDNDHDHDHDHDHGHDHDHDHGHDHDHDHDHSLPPAVKPPTTPVYTPTAPTPTPIYHPRAQRDAVTEPQLFKKMLPFLKKLPFFPPAKQSGGKP from the exons ATGGCGCTCCTACCTCGGCGGTTTCTGTTCGGGGTTTGCGCCGTAGCGCTGGCGATCGGCCTCGCGAACGCTGTGCACGGCGAGGCGGCGCCGGTCGTGGTCGGCCTGGCCAGGTGCTCGGACTGCACAAGGAAGAGCATGAATGCCGAGGCCGCTTTCAAAG GTCTCCAGGTTGCTGTCAAGTGTAAGAACGGCAAGGGCGAGTACCAGAGCAAGGCCGTGGGGCATGTGGACAAGTCCGGCGCCTTCAGCGTCCCCCTGGACGCCGGCCTCGTCGGCGACGACGGCGAGCTGAAGCAGGACTGCTTCGCGCAGCTCCACAGCGCGTCTGGCGCGCCGTGCCCCGGGCAGGAGCCCTCCAAGATCGTCGCGACACGGCCCGGCCGCGACGGCCAGACGACCTTCGTCGCGCTCGCCGGCGAGGTGCACCAACCGTCGGCTGAATGCGCCTCAGCGTTCCTGTGCCATCCTCTGCACAAGCACCACCTGGTCGTCTTCCACAAGCCCGTGACTGTCCCTCCCAAGCCCGACCATGACCATGACCACGACCATGATCATGACCATGACAACGACCATGATCACGACCATGACCACGACCATGGCCACGATCATGATCACGACCATGGCCACGATCATGACCATGACCACGATCACTCGCTCCCGCCTGCAGTCAAGCCGCcaacgacgccggtgtacacgccgACGGCGCCAACCCCGACGCCGATCTACCACCCCCGGGCCCAGCGTGACGCCGTCACTGAGCCACAACTCTTCAAGAAGATGCTCCcgttcctcaagaagctgccgttcTTTCCTCCTGCCAAGCAGAGCGGCGGCAAGCCGTAG